The following proteins are co-located in the Leptospira weilii genome:
- a CDS encoding TIGR04388 family protein: MRDKRHSKTETHNLESDQSAFQLFGLWNLNLPKVKYNNLTEANARLLVYFFRKKKQVRDLLLSPSLKSNPYSLTTKIVSLVTIIAFHISFVIPFALFSLLSSEFSPLNAQSVPTLGSTKQFANDELKPYVDAAKAGATDSGSFLNTVTGGEQVLEAAWETEVNAEIESIVGGVNNSDAVNNVNVYKDAVRAQLELQKQQAKSQWVADAAQYIQAELQVFLATLSQNTGSNVTSTNTNSVQTINPTVQAATTTPVTQNTNPAQAAQSYYQGVQVWDTKWQDLLSKQNTWEQNSLNAIQNGILQWNQSITGLENDKLTYLNGIEQTKAQWLANKQIITNAQNQMRGALQSTITNIRSQENQLKANASGDASLTSVFGDMDELLDDLQDALNTNASLGTLAQTLGSFFQSQIASATAKADYWNITKWQETYATQTVAYSQIVGSASLSCSHSGSGSNWCNTLASGTQTVTYSSNGNVYGWAATSGGFQNGVLVSNPAVSNNTSASNSDGHYVIECNGWATPFGCTGGEGYTSDGEYCGDAPWNCGYNKRWETDNTYSLSVNESFNQQQIAKNNNVRNAIFGSYNTAFGQSSQAGNAVSNSSVALETKVYLGGTELNSSNWYGLLGLNNQVQIQSKYKYIDSAMQANQNFWSGLAGQFSSIASTFLSLVNPLKDWEERSADYEEEYQAKLAELEQTKQSTIANYDSQIAAMKAARGAWVTEVYGYQMAGIAGSADNANSQYRTGQENWDNTISVFQQAELNWYLSAKDTLQQAVIAPNGETEYQTNAIPQANQIQNQITNSETNTTQLYNAATGLYQTYQYSAAGNVMQQALTNQQNQTSWNQQGAALSQTIADSFGRSEAYKTAELGASNRINALAQTIYGNGAYIVDNTELQSLQNQITTNGQNQSFWQNEINGTNGGFNFNGRNNTSQTKEALYGDMIADIAVATTLQAEVVDEEITYLKTANEFFEKSERYQELAEKAKSEAKFDEAALYTGYAVREKNNAVGFLKKKYYNLGEEITSEVDNRGLTFTKNSFLSYRDNLINKNFQNTTQIGKQIQEGKNQVAGIIAEGESYNQIQGMIQTAANLNKQGEENKERVERLLAQSKELAEKNIGEGLLDGLQEMIASIQSSLPQEISNNGVAQYIQAQEKELAEKQEKVNELLSHMNSLVTNQNDLSNLQTLLQGSSQAINVAANSAVSKYLDDYAKKLQKDNEERSSNLQKTLLEALSNGDQYKYLREAGYGFRTDGEGISAYRQIYSGEIEIDGSAMKSTSYSPDLEYQYIRIETKFNPGNLSVDMMNPNSTRFNAEMAIGIKNYIDNLQKNVEQMFAQFSDKTNEIKEEYAQNQEIQDYKKELYQESKTNILASFQALPEDLKGMFEGEMGGLKGYHEQGSKYNFNQGSFKDESGEMKKIGKSMYEGANIDDTVFEGSRELKGSVSVKGIPVEVSYGMQYLIVTSGFNISNLGYNFNLKLVGNQNAESQLATVNQKYEIYKEDIQARIEKQAKANDAEKESKGFIFTILNGMNGGSGSMGQRFTQAVKSEVQSRVTGAVAEATGLPASLVGALVGGSSMKDAVKAYVKDETVNAISKATGIPAWMISNQMEKMNKPKEQWYQSQEFQMVTTVVAVAAAPFTGGASLMVAMAVGAGIGAATGAASGGLKGALVGAVGGAAGAAVKSFTGGAVNVGLSYSAENGFGASVGVGYGPATVSVGISERGGTSVDIGLNKAGFNAGLSYNSKTGSVSGSAGFTSQSSGTGFALSYSEGDGFGASLSKSFSNGLNGGLSWSEKGGVGGNIGYEAPGDKNQPKNSLANQMKGAGGTVNFSERDGLSAALNASGGVNAGNWSQSGGFQANTNFLADKWKADFVSGKAKEDADAQEAERAKDAQKEAAARAGADAIAGFGTSRREGEDAHGAPEDNSPVKSREISGSVGPDGKPINSKIPGVQADGSISVVGSKTPTLGEKASSLFDSVVGGAKGLWDKAFGRTPNGVYNSAGIEAGKDKVLNSKAAYDPGYEQKGANWTPGKLANGEKYSNISYTETKDANGNSVYQKVYRNYHADGTYTVAGTESSSKAAFDSAKGNSDYRRFTSCNMVNHEISQSFGAVSPFMPEKAGTQYYAGQIYTNLQNGKYNTDTHQYRAVGFQDAEKNASRGGLSIAVTNTHIVTLTGGYKGTQGKASDLNIFQGGASGVGQKTIFGGFGKSETRYPGYYSNGKELQYYVWEKK, translated from the coding sequence ATGAGAGACAAAAGACATTCAAAAACAGAGACCCACAACCTCGAAAGCGATCAAAGCGCGTTTCAATTATTTGGATTATGGAACTTGAATCTTCCAAAAGTAAAATACAATAACCTGACCGAAGCAAACGCGCGTTTGTTAGTTTACTTTTTTCGTAAGAAAAAACAAGTAAGGGATCTGCTCCTTTCCCCTTCTCTGAAATCTAACCCCTATTCCCTGACCACTAAGATCGTGAGTTTGGTAACGATCATCGCGTTTCATATATCCTTTGTCATACCGTTTGCGCTTTTTAGTCTTTTGTCTTCCGAATTCAGTCCTTTGAACGCGCAAAGCGTACCCACGTTAGGAAGTACCAAACAATTCGCTAACGACGAACTCAAACCCTACGTGGACGCAGCCAAAGCGGGAGCAACAGACTCGGGAAGTTTTCTGAATACGGTGACAGGCGGAGAACAAGTGTTGGAAGCCGCCTGGGAAACGGAAGTGAACGCGGAAATAGAATCGATCGTCGGAGGAGTAAATAACTCAGACGCGGTGAATAACGTGAATGTCTACAAAGATGCGGTGAGGGCTCAACTGGAATTGCAAAAACAACAGGCCAAAAGCCAATGGGTGGCGGACGCGGCGCAATACATCCAAGCGGAACTGCAAGTATTTTTAGCGACACTTTCCCAAAACACAGGAAGCAACGTAACATCGACGAACACGAATTCGGTGCAAACGATCAACCCGACTGTGCAAGCAGCGACCACAACGCCGGTTACACAAAATACAAACCCGGCACAAGCGGCACAAAGCTATTACCAAGGAGTTCAAGTTTGGGATACGAAATGGCAGGATCTGTTAAGCAAACAAAACACTTGGGAACAGAATTCCTTGAACGCGATCCAGAACGGAATCTTACAATGGAATCAATCGATTACAGGACTTGAGAATGACAAACTAACGTATCTGAATGGAATCGAACAAACCAAGGCGCAATGGCTGGCGAACAAACAAATCATCACCAACGCACAGAATCAAATGAGAGGCGCGCTGCAAAGTACGATTACGAATATCCGCTCTCAAGAAAATCAATTGAAAGCAAACGCATCCGGCGATGCGAGCTTGACATCTGTGTTTGGAGACATGGATGAATTGTTAGACGACTTGCAAGACGCATTGAATACAAACGCATCTTTGGGAACGTTAGCGCAAACATTGGGAAGCTTTTTCCAAAGTCAGATCGCAAGCGCAACCGCAAAAGCGGACTACTGGAACATTACAAAATGGCAAGAGACGTATGCGACGCAGACGGTTGCGTATTCTCAGATAGTTGGGAGTGCAAGCTTGAGTTGCAGCCATTCCGGAAGCGGATCCAATTGGTGTAACACTCTGGCGTCGGGAACTCAAACAGTGACGTATTCGTCCAATGGAAACGTTTACGGATGGGCAGCGACGAGCGGAGGATTTCAAAACGGAGTGTTGGTAAGTAATCCTGCGGTTTCCAATAACACGAGTGCGAGTAATAGCGACGGACACTATGTAATAGAATGTAACGGATGGGCAACCCCTTTTGGTTGTACCGGCGGAGAAGGTTATACGAGCGACGGAGAGTATTGCGGGGATGCGCCATGGAATTGCGGATACAATAAAAGATGGGAAACGGATAACACCTACTCTCTATCCGTAAACGAATCGTTTAATCAACAACAGATTGCAAAGAATAACAATGTACGAAACGCAATATTCGGAAGTTACAATACGGCATTTGGACAATCCTCCCAAGCGGGGAATGCTGTTTCAAATTCAAGCGTCGCATTGGAAACCAAAGTATATCTGGGAGGAACGGAGTTAAATTCTTCGAACTGGTATGGTTTGCTGGGACTGAACAATCAGGTTCAAATTCAATCGAAATACAAATACATAGACAGCGCAATGCAGGCGAATCAAAACTTCTGGTCCGGATTGGCAGGACAATTTAGTAGTATCGCATCTACGTTCTTGTCACTTGTGAATCCATTGAAAGACTGGGAAGAAAGATCAGCCGATTACGAAGAAGAATACCAAGCCAAACTGGCGGAACTGGAACAAACCAAACAAAGTACAATTGCCAACTACGACAGCCAAATAGCAGCGATGAAAGCGGCACGAGGAGCCTGGGTAACCGAAGTCTACGGATACCAAATGGCAGGAATAGCAGGAAGCGCGGATAACGCGAATAGCCAATACAGAACCGGACAAGAAAACTGGGACAATACAATTTCAGTATTTCAACAAGCGGAACTGAATTGGTATCTTTCCGCTAAAGATACGTTACAACAAGCGGTAATAGCACCTAACGGAGAAACCGAGTACCAAACAAACGCAATTCCGCAAGCAAACCAAATCCAAAACCAGATTACAAACTCAGAAACGAATACGACACAGCTTTACAACGCAGCGACAGGATTGTATCAAACATATCAATATTCAGCCGCGGGAAACGTAATGCAGCAAGCGTTGACCAACCAACAAAATCAAACGAGTTGGAATCAGCAAGGAGCCGCGTTGTCTCAAACGATCGCGGATTCTTTCGGAAGAAGTGAGGCCTACAAAACAGCGGAGCTAGGCGCAAGTAATCGAATCAATGCACTTGCCCAGACGATCTATGGAAACGGAGCCTACATCGTAGACAATACGGAGTTGCAATCGTTACAGAATCAGATAACAACGAACGGACAAAACCAAAGCTTTTGGCAAAATGAAATCAATGGAACGAATGGAGGATTTAACTTCAACGGTCGCAACAACACAAGCCAAACCAAAGAAGCCCTGTATGGGGACATGATAGCAGACATTGCAGTCGCAACAACGTTACAAGCGGAAGTAGTCGATGAAGAGATCACATATTTAAAAACAGCAAACGAATTTTTTGAGAAATCCGAAAGATATCAAGAGTTAGCGGAGAAGGCCAAGAGTGAAGCGAAGTTCGACGAAGCCGCGCTTTACACTGGTTACGCTGTGAGAGAAAAGAACAACGCAGTAGGATTCTTGAAAAAGAAATACTACAACTTGGGAGAAGAGATCACGAGTGAAGTGGATAACCGGGGGCTTACCTTTACGAAAAATTCTTTCTTGAGTTACAGAGATAATTTAATCAACAAAAACTTTCAGAATACGACGCAAATAGGCAAACAGATTCAAGAAGGAAAAAATCAAGTCGCGGGGATTATCGCGGAAGGAGAAAGCTACAATCAAATCCAAGGAATGATTCAGACTGCTGCAAACTTAAACAAACAAGGAGAAGAGAACAAAGAACGAGTGGAGAGACTCTTGGCGCAATCGAAAGAGCTAGCAGAGAAAAACATCGGTGAAGGACTGTTAGACGGATTGCAAGAAATGATTGCAAGCATCCAAAGTAGTTTACCGCAAGAGATATCGAACAACGGAGTCGCTCAATATATCCAAGCACAAGAGAAAGAACTTGCAGAGAAACAAGAGAAAGTGAATGAATTACTTTCTCATATGAATTCGCTTGTAACGAATCAGAACGATCTTTCCAATTTGCAAACATTGTTACAAGGAAGCAGCCAAGCGATCAACGTGGCGGCAAACAGTGCAGTGTCAAAATACTTAGACGACTACGCGAAGAAACTCCAAAAAGACAACGAAGAAAGAAGTTCGAATCTACAGAAAACACTTTTAGAAGCCTTAAGCAACGGAGACCAATACAAGTATCTCCGAGAAGCGGGATACGGATTTAGAACGGACGGAGAAGGAATTTCCGCCTACAGACAGATCTACAGCGGAGAAATCGAAATCGACGGAAGTGCGATGAAGAGCACGAGTTATTCTCCCGATTTAGAATATCAATATATACGAATTGAGACGAAGTTTAATCCCGGAAACTTGAGCGTGGATATGATGAATCCGAATTCCACAAGATTTAACGCGGAAATGGCGATTGGGATTAAAAATTACATCGACAACCTTCAAAAGAACGTGGAACAAATGTTCGCACAATTTAGCGACAAGACAAACGAGATCAAAGAAGAATACGCACAAAATCAAGAGATCCAAGATTACAAGAAGGAACTCTACCAAGAGAGTAAGACGAACATATTAGCATCCTTTCAAGCGTTGCCTGAAGATTTGAAAGGCATGTTTGAAGGAGAAATGGGAGGATTAAAGGGCTACCACGAACAAGGATCCAAATACAACTTTAATCAAGGAAGTTTCAAAGACGAAAGCGGAGAGATGAAGAAGATCGGAAAGTCGATGTACGAGGGAGCGAACATCGACGACACAGTGTTCGAAGGAAGTAGAGAACTGAAAGGCTCTGTGAGTGTCAAAGGAATACCGGTAGAAGTCAGCTACGGAATGCAGTATTTGATTGTCACATCCGGATTTAATATCTCGAACTTAGGCTACAACTTCAACTTGAAGTTAGTGGGAAATCAAAACGCAGAGAGTCAGTTAGCAACTGTAAACCAGAAGTATGAAATCTACAAAGAAGACATACAAGCTCGAATCGAGAAACAGGCAAAGGCGAATGACGCGGAAAAGGAAAGCAAGGGATTTATCTTCACAATCTTGAATGGGATGAACGGCGGAAGCGGAAGCATGGGCCAGAGATTTACGCAAGCAGTGAAGTCGGAAGTGCAAAGTCGCGTAACGGGTGCGGTAGCGGAAGCGACGGGCTTACCGGCAAGCCTTGTAGGAGCGTTAGTCGGTGGTTCGAGCATGAAAGACGCGGTGAAGGCGTATGTGAAAGACGAAACGGTAAACGCAATTTCGAAAGCGACCGGGATTCCCGCTTGGATGATCTCGAATCAAATGGAGAAGATGAATAAACCAAAGGAACAATGGTATCAAAGCCAAGAGTTCCAGATGGTAACAACAGTCGTAGCTGTAGCAGCCGCGCCCTTCACTGGTGGAGCAAGTCTAATGGTCGCGATGGCCGTGGGCGCCGGAATCGGAGCTGCAACGGGAGCGGCGAGCGGAGGACTAAAGGGGGCGCTCGTTGGTGCTGTCGGAGGAGCTGCAGGAGCCGCGGTGAAAAGTTTTACGGGAGGAGCGGTTAACGTAGGGCTTAGCTACTCGGCAGAGAACGGATTTGGAGCATCAGTTGGAGTTGGATACGGACCTGCGACAGTGAGCGTTGGAATCTCCGAAAGAGGCGGAACATCGGTAGACATCGGACTTAACAAAGCGGGCTTCAACGCGGGACTGAGTTACAACTCCAAAACAGGAAGCGTGAGTGGAAGCGCTGGATTTACTTCTCAAAGTAGCGGAACCGGATTTGCTTTGAGTTACAGTGAGGGAGACGGATTCGGTGCGAGCTTGAGTAAAAGTTTCAGCAACGGATTGAATGGGGGCTTAAGTTGGAGTGAGAAAGGCGGCGTGGGAGGAAACATCGGATACGAAGCACCGGGAGACAAGAACCAACCGAAGAATTCTCTCGCAAACCAAATGAAGGGAGCTGGTGGTACTGTAAACTTTTCTGAAAGAGATGGTTTGTCCGCTGCACTTAACGCATCGGGAGGAGTCAACGCGGGGAACTGGAGTCAATCGGGTGGTTTTCAAGCAAACACAAACTTTTTGGCAGACAAATGGAAGGCGGATTTTGTTTCGGGGAAAGCGAAGGAAGACGCGGATGCGCAAGAGGCGGAACGTGCGAAGGATGCGCAAAAAGAGGCGGCCGCTCGCGCCGGTGCGGATGCAATCGCGGGATTTGGTACTTCAAGAAGAGAAGGAGAAGACGCACATGGGGCTCCTGAAGACAATAGTCCTGTAAAATCTCGGGAAATATCTGGTTCAGTAGGCCCTGACGGAAAACCGATTAATTCGAAAATCCCCGGAGTTCAAGCAGACGGTTCTATCAGTGTAGTTGGAAGTAAAACTCCAACGCTCGGAGAGAAAGCCTCTTCTTTATTTGATTCGGTTGTAGGTGGAGCGAAAGGACTTTGGGACAAAGCGTTTGGCCGCACTCCTAACGGAGTTTACAATTCAGCAGGGATTGAAGCCGGAAAAGACAAGGTTTTAAACAGCAAGGCGGCTTATGATCCGGGATATGAGCAGAAAGGTGCAAACTGGACTCCGGGTAAATTAGCAAATGGAGAGAAATACAGTAATATCTCATATACGGAAACCAAAGATGCAAACGGTAATTCAGTTTATCAAAAAGTATATCGGAACTACCATGCAGATGGAACTTATACCGTTGCGGGAACGGAATCGAGTAGCAAAGCCGCGTTTGATTCGGCCAAAGGGAATAGTGATTATCGTAGATTTACGAGTTGTAATATGGTGAATCATGAAATATCCCAGTCTTTCGGAGCGGTAAGTCCGTTTATGCCAGAGAAAGCGGGAACCCAATATTACGCCGGTCAAATTTATACCAACTTGCAAAATGGGAAATACAACACGGATACGCATCAGTATCGTGCGGTAGGTTTTCAAGATGCGGAAAAGAATGCGAGTCGGGGCGGTTTGTCAATTGCGGTAACGAATACGCATATCGTAACATTGACTGGTGGTTACAAGGGCACTCAAGGCAAGGCTTCTGATTTAAATATCTTTCAAGGTGGTGCGTCCGGGGTTGGACAAAAGACAATATTTGGAGGATTTGGAAAGTCTGAAACAAGATACCCCGGATATTATAGCAATGGAAAGGAGTTACAATACTACGTATGGGAAAAGAAATGA